The following coding sequences lie in one Treponema socranskii subsp. buccale genomic window:
- a CDS encoding tetratricopeptide repeat protein, whose amino-acid sequence MKNKEYDKAIRILDRILTAEPNNEKALLQRVFCYRFTKNYCEAEKDISKLIDLYPKNAEYLFYRGQILYEMERYSEAVSDLQNALHFADNIKLKLYCWNTLANAEFEQENYPAVIQTCIQYLKYREHEGIYILRGDAYFELKEYRRALDDYNTALATAQKNKRKIKDSLFYYYKGMSEIMCGRYKEALDDFEKLDEDFYKTKEYKEFCKQKLTEASSSTDSGASDK is encoded by the coding sequence ATGAAGAACAAAGAATACGATAAAGCAATTCGAATTTTGGACAGAATATTGACGGCCGAACCGAATAATGAAAAAGCGCTATTGCAACGTGTTTTTTGTTATCGTTTTACGAAAAATTATTGCGAAGCAGAAAAAGATATTTCGAAACTGATCGATCTGTATCCTAAAAATGCGGAATATCTTTTTTATCGGGGCCAAATTTTATATGAGATGGAGAGATACTCTGAAGCGGTTTCCGATTTACAAAATGCATTGCACTTCGCCGATAACATAAAACTGAAATTATACTGCTGGAATACCCTCGCAAATGCGGAATTCGAACAGGAAAATTATCCGGCGGTAATTCAAACTTGCATACAATATTTGAAATATCGGGAACACGAAGGTATATATATCTTGCGCGGCGATGCATATTTCGAGTTGAAAGAATATCGGCGCGCATTGGATGATTACAATACGGCGCTTGCAACGGCACAAAAAAATAAACGAAAAATCAAAGACAGCCTTTTTTATTATTATAAAGGTATGTCCGAAATAATGTGCGGCCGGTACAAGGAAGCCTTGGATGATTTTGAAAAGCTGGATGAAGATTTTTATAAAACGAAGGAATATAAGGAATTTTGCAAGCAGAAACTTACAGAAGCCTCTTCGTCAACAGACAGCGGCGCGTCGGATAAATAA
- a CDS encoding tetratricopeptide repeat protein has translation MKVMKKNTIGHMVARIFALSLILQSCISIQKKEFAASVRITNENYDEAIQILNEILVVNSRNKWALLKRSMCYSFLENYVEAEKDISKLIDLYPKNAEYFFHRGEILYEGGAYSEAICDIQKALHLTANRKLKSYCYYLLANAEFEQKNYLAAIRACTDYLKYGQHENAYILRGHAYFQLKEYRDALHDYNTALSVAKKNKRYITNNLFYYNKERSELACGLYEEASVDFKKLNDEFYKTKEYRELCEQKIKECK, from the coding sequence ATGAAAGTGATGAAAAAAAATACAATCGGCCATATGGTTGCAAGAATCTTTGCTTTGTCGCTTATTTTGCAAAGTTGTATCAGTATACAAAAAAAGGAATTTGCAGCGAGTGTCCGTATAACAAATGAAAACTATGATGAAGCTATTCAAATACTGAACGAGATACTGGTAGTCAATTCGCGAAATAAATGGGCTTTATTAAAACGAAGTATGTGTTATTCTTTTCTCGAAAATTATGTTGAAGCCGAAAAAGATATTTCGAAACTGATCGATCTGTATCCCAAAAATGCGGAATACTTTTTTCATCGAGGTGAGATTTTATATGAAGGAGGCGCATATTCCGAGGCGATTTGTGATATACAGAAAGCGTTGCATTTAACCGCTAATCGAAAACTGAAATCGTACTGTTACTATCTGCTTGCAAATGCGGAATTCGAACAAAAAAATTATCTTGCTGCAATCCGTGCCTGTACCGATTATTTGAAGTATGGGCAACATGAAAACGCATATATTCTTAGAGGACATGCATACTTTCAATTAAAAGAATATCGTGACGCATTACATGATTATAATACGGCGTTGTCCGTCGCAAAAAAGAACAAGCGGTATATTACAAATAATCTTTTTTATTATAATAAGGAACGCAGCGAATTGGCGTGCGGATTATATGAGGAAGCGTCAGTCGATTTCAAAAAATTGAATGACGAGTTTTATAAAACAAAAGAGTATAGAGAATTATGTGAACAAAAGATAAAAGAATGTAAATAG
- a CDS encoding TlpA family protein disulfide reductase: protein MKHLKSFLIASAIVIAAASPIFAQSVKEGKTAPDFSLTLSTGQQVKLSDYKGKAVLLHFWATWCGPCRVELPEMNAFASKLDSSSRIAFLAVCISDTEKSQSAFMKKNNYTFPGGLDKDGSIAGSYFIQGIPTSILISPDGKIEKIRVGAMSPAELQRFVGKYAN, encoded by the coding sequence ATGAAACATTTAAAATCTTTTTTAATCGCATCGGCGATTGTGATCGCCGCAGCATCTCCGATCTTTGCGCAAAGCGTCAAAGAAGGCAAAACGGCTCCCGATTTTTCGCTCACGCTCTCGACGGGACAACAGGTAAAGCTCTCCGACTACAAAGGAAAAGCGGTGTTGCTTCATTTTTGGGCGACGTGGTGCGGACCCTGCCGCGTCGAATTGCCTGAAATGAACGCATTCGCTTCAAAACTCGACTCGTCTTCGCGCATCGCATTCCTTGCAGTGTGCATTTCCGACACGGAAAAATCGCAGAGTGCTTTTATGAAAAAGAATAATTATACGTTTCCCGGCGGTCTCGACAAAGACGGTTCCATCGCTGGTTCGTATTTTATTCAGGGCATTCCGACGAGCATATTGATTTCGCCGGACGGAAAAATCGAAAAAATCCGCGTCGGTGCGATGTCCCCCGCGGAATTGCAGCGTTTTGTCGGAAAATATGCAAACTGA
- a CDS encoding CD1871A family CXXC motif-containing protein codes for MQTEKKLSVKDGRSEKKHTLLRIALIAAAVVFITVGVFRGDNDSIFRKAVFICMECIGIG; via the coding sequence ATGCAAACTGAAAAAAAGCTTTCCGTAAAAGACGGCCGCTCCGAAAAAAAACATACGCTGCTGCGCATCGCTCTGATAGCCGCGGCGGTCGTATTTATTACCGTCGGCGTTTTCCGCGGCGACAACGATTCGATTTTCCGCAAAGCCGTTTTTATCTGCATGGAGTGTATCGGCATTGGATAA
- a CDS encoding 4Fe-4S binding protein codes for MDKKQTRRRKAIQFISMLIYNADVKRWFSGGISHSPLKTVCVPGLNCYSCPGAIAACPLGSLQNTLANGQLPFFITGFFLLVGTLFGRVVCGFICPAGLVQELLYKIPSKKIKKTKRTFALTRKLSLFKYALLLVLCIALPLAFYFKDGLGAPFFCKLVCPAGTVGAGAPLVLLNEQLRSAAGMLFTWKAAVAAVFITWSVFMFRPFCRFFCPLGAIYSFFNKFAIFGIRVDESKCVHCNACVASCKMDTCKVNDRECIRCGECRTRCRYGALK; via the coding sequence TTGGATAAAAAACAGACGAGACGCAGAAAGGCGATTCAATTCATCTCCATGCTCATATACAACGCGGATGTCAAACGCTGGTTTTCAGGCGGCATTTCGCATTCGCCGTTAAAAACCGTATGCGTACCCGGTTTAAACTGTTATTCGTGCCCCGGCGCGATCGCAGCATGCCCGCTCGGCTCCCTGCAAAACACGCTTGCAAACGGACAGCTGCCGTTTTTTATTACCGGCTTTTTTTTGCTCGTCGGAACGCTTTTCGGGCGCGTCGTGTGCGGCTTTATCTGCCCTGCAGGATTGGTGCAGGAACTGTTGTATAAAATCCCGTCAAAAAAAATAAAAAAGACAAAACGAACGTTCGCGCTTACGAGAAAGCTCTCGCTTTTCAAATACGCGCTTTTGCTCGTTTTGTGCATTGCGCTGCCGCTCGCGTTTTATTTTAAAGACGGACTCGGCGCGCCTTTCTTTTGCAAACTCGTGTGCCCCGCGGGAACGGTCGGAGCCGGCGCACCGCTCGTTTTGCTGAACGAACAGCTTCGAAGCGCGGCCGGCATGCTTTTTACATGGAAAGCTGCAGTCGCCGCCGTATTTATCACGTGGTCGGTTTTTATGTTCCGCCCCTTTTGCAGATTTTTTTGTCCGCTCGGTGCGATCTATTCTTTTTTTAATAAATTCGCAATTTTCGGAATCCGCGTAGACGAATCGAAATGCGTACACTGCAACGCATGCGTCGCTTCGTGCAAAATGGACACGTGCAAAGTAAACGACCGCGAGTGCATCCGCTGCGGGGAATGCCGCACACGGTGCAGATACGGCGCATTGAAATAG
- a CDS encoding NADase-type glycan-binding domain-containing protein, producing the protein MIFHEEAFLTNFLLRNPWVPGKENNPAGIGESLTIEFAEPKDNIVVLNGYVDLEKRYLYKANNRVKTAVVTSLDEGNPFEFEYRFEDFVHFAEIDFPAKVSKVRFTIKDVYNGEKWNDTCITAVITRRD; encoded by the coding sequence ATGATTTTTCATGAAGAAGCGTTTTTAACTAATTTCCTTCTCCGCAATCCGTGGGTACCGGGAAAGGAAAACAATCCGGCCGGTATCGGAGAATCGCTTACGATCGAATTTGCCGAACCGAAAGATAATATCGTCGTTTTGAACGGTTACGTCGATTTGGAAAAGCGTTACCTTTACAAAGCAAACAACCGCGTCAAAACCGCTGTCGTCACTTCGCTCGATGAAGGCAATCCGTTCGAATTTGAATATCGGTTTGAAGATTTTGTGCATTTTGCGGAGATCGATTTTCCGGCAAAAGTTTCCAAAGTGCGCTTTACAATTAAAGACGTATACAACGGCGAAAAATGGAATGACACGTGCATTACCGCCGTCATTACGCGGCGCGATTAG
- a CDS encoding SH3 domain-containing protein: MKRFILLFIVFVVCRTINAGDTIRIDRKIDPFNINELSHCAWVGSLTGSRTERKLMFGTTALTRSPYIIFEKDADIWYLYYGDSEGGPAFDKFVGKIIDVKHGNAGYTLRYRQVLNLGDAKGTSLYANNKHIFEYADYAAVISFKIIDHNTMILTDEAKLGYSVIAKGTTFYKNIFNVNKFESRITENGVRIRSQPSLLESVLAVGSKDEKVHLLSKSIRTQTIQRWNDYWYEVETHKGVIGWVYGAFIDSSLKDSVPTNEQGMMVSESEK, encoded by the coding sequence ATGAAACGTTTTATTTTGTTATTTATAGTATTTGTAGTTTGTCGCACAATAAATGCAGGAGATACTATCCGCATCGACAGAAAGATCGACCCGTTTAATATTAATGAGCTGTCCCATTGTGCATGGGTTGGGAGTTTGACGGGTTCCAGAACAGAGCGGAAGTTAATGTTTGGAACTACAGCATTAACACGTTCACCGTATATTATCTTTGAAAAAGATGCGGATATATGGTATCTGTATTACGGCGATTCCGAAGGAGGGCCGGCTTTTGATAAGTTTGTCGGCAAAATCATTGATGTGAAACACGGTAATGCCGGATATACTTTACGATACCGACAAGTTCTGAATCTCGGAGATGCTAAAGGTACATCGTTATATGCGAATAATAAACATATATTTGAATATGCCGATTATGCAGCTGTTATATCATTTAAAATTATTGATCATAATACTATGATACTAACCGATGAAGCAAAATTAGGTTATTCCGTCATAGCAAAGGGTACGACTTTTTACAAAAATATATTCAACGTTAATAAATTTGAATCTCGAATTACGGAAAACGGTGTTAGGATTCGTTCTCAACCGTCACTGTTGGAATCCGTTCTTGCTGTCGGATCCAAAGATGAAAAGGTTCATTTATTATCGAAGTCGATCAGAACGCAGACAATACAACGATGGAATGACTATTGGTATGAAGTTGAAACGCATAAGGGAGTGATCGGTTGGGTATATGGAGCTTTTATCGACAGCAGTTTAAAAGACAGTGTTCCGACAAATGAGCAGGGGATGATGGTATCGGAAAGTGAAAAATGA
- a CDS encoding efflux RND transporter permease subunit: MNARSWYKRPKLAFFVFAAVTVCLIACAIRIELGESNDRRTTVFTVEFDYYGMDADKIEQLVTIPLEEKILPLSGLLELDSSAENGKSVTTAYFNKNISSKNTYLALRNGVDTLYASLPRDVQKPRIYASDMHSGSVLCVAFEKKDERTREAIESALKKKIESVRGVSEVIISGGAQNEVLVSFDPEKASASLQNPSDFSAVVRDGNTVSPSCTIQSARKNESIVFDTKLKSLDELRSLPIRAGRGYSNFGYLADVRMRPREPDGIVRIDGRECIALNVKCASDGNAVALSSACRKILSTADLHDIDYTILYDSGREQLELIKSVACAFLQSFICVALIVPFFYKSISIGFFVLLLLITDSVWTIGILQLSGFTLNCHTIAGISIALGLISDPALIISELAETSSTKDEFLHKVRKTYAPLAAAGCTTLLAVVPLFFFDAVVPGTKNIAAAMCIMISLSVIITEVFLPCCIYGKNRFFPELIPYRKIESVYVRASYYAALKSVSHRRAVCIAYICCIAIPPFLFLASGKNLSSEERGAIVFASVDYEPELGAAYIDESIKRIVPYLKEHTDVSFIRTEAKRGSADIEIGCKRSADTARIREYAASCSRFIPDGFFHVPGGKKAPRKKFARLKIAAVGDESEMCRAYAEKAAAALAPLKQVDSVVLNFKKAEKEYVFVPDKTFLIKNGLTVESVASNLRWLMFGPVADKWLQDGREYDIRIAGKNLQKASLAQIENIHLPISSGSVKFASLGSIKSIDKINKIYRKDGRRCAYFTAELSGVSTGTAASLVSERLAVLPLEKGYRFSFERDVAELNRDYGTTAGVLALCVAGIFILLTALNERFKLSALIVSIIPVSLVLPLAICFMSGVPLELGDITGMVVLSGLAVNNAIYITESKKKRIVFCVRKKARSILVTSLTTIVGAVPLYLFGGDSFSRCLAFFIIFGIIDSTLVSFVLFPGCVARIFDNFIGGTIQSAV, from the coding sequence GTGAACGCCCGCTCGTGGTACAAACGTCCGAAGCTCGCATTTTTCGTGTTCGCGGCCGTAACGGTGTGCCTGATCGCATGCGCGATCCGAATCGAACTCGGCGAATCGAATGACAGGCGCACTACCGTGTTTACCGTCGAATTCGATTATTACGGAATGGACGCCGATAAAATCGAGCAGCTCGTGACGATTCCGCTTGAAGAAAAAATATTGCCGCTTTCGGGGCTTTTGGAACTCGACTCTTCGGCGGAAAACGGCAAATCGGTGACGACGGCGTATTTTAATAAAAATATTTCATCGAAAAATACGTATCTTGCTCTCAGAAACGGAGTCGATACTTTGTATGCATCTCTCCCGCGCGATGTGCAAAAGCCGCGCATATATGCATCGGACATGCATTCCGGCAGTGTTTTGTGCGTTGCATTTGAAAAAAAAGACGAGCGTACGAGAGAAGCGATCGAATCGGCATTGAAGAAAAAAATCGAAAGCGTGCGCGGTGTTTCCGAAGTGATTATAAGCGGCGGAGCGCAGAACGAAGTACTCGTGTCATTCGATCCGGAAAAAGCGTCGGCTTCGCTGCAAAATCCGTCCGATTTTTCGGCGGTCGTCCGCGACGGCAATACGGTGAGCCCCTCGTGCACGATACAAAGCGCGAGAAAAAACGAATCGATCGTATTCGACACGAAGCTGAAAAGTCTCGACGAACTCCGCTCTCTTCCGATAAGGGCGGGTAGGGGGTATTCGAATTTCGGTTATCTCGCGGATGTACGAATGCGCCCGCGGGAGCCTGACGGGATCGTGCGAATTGACGGGAGAGAATGTATTGCGTTGAATGTAAAATGCGCATCGGACGGAAACGCCGTCGCGCTTTCTTCGGCTTGCAGAAAAATTCTTTCGACGGCCGACTTGCATGATATCGATTATACGATTTTATACGACAGCGGACGCGAACAGCTCGAACTTATCAAATCGGTTGCATGTGCATTTTTGCAGAGCTTTATCTGCGTCGCTCTTATTGTTCCGTTCTTTTATAAATCGATTTCGATCGGATTCTTTGTTTTATTATTATTAATTACCGACAGCGTATGGACGATCGGTATACTGCAGCTTTCTGGTTTTACGCTGAACTGTCATACGATTGCAGGTATATCGATCGCGCTCGGTCTTATCTCCGATCCGGCTCTTATTATCAGCGAGCTTGCCGAAACGAGTTCGACAAAAGACGAGTTTTTACACAAAGTCCGAAAAACGTACGCGCCGCTTGCCGCTGCCGGATGCACGACGCTGCTTGCCGTCGTTCCGCTTTTCTTTTTCGATGCCGTTGTGCCGGGTACGAAAAATATTGCGGCGGCAATGTGCATAATGATTTCGCTTTCGGTAATTATAACGGAAGTTTTCCTTCCGTGCTGCATTTACGGAAAAAATCGATTTTTTCCGGAACTTATACCGTACCGCAAAATCGAATCGGTCTATGTGCGAGCTTCGTATTACGCTGCACTAAAAAGCGTTTCACACCGTCGTGCGGTATGTATAGCATATATATGCTGTATTGCGATTCCTCCGTTTTTATTTTTGGCGAGCGGAAAAAATCTTTCGTCGGAAGAGCGGGGTGCTATCGTATTTGCATCGGTCGATTACGAGCCGGAACTCGGAGCGGCGTATATAGATGAAAGCATAAAACGGATCGTACCGTATTTAAAAGAACATACGGACGTTTCGTTCATCCGCACGGAAGCGAAGAGGGGTTCGGCGGATATCGAAATCGGATGCAAACGTTCTGCAGATACGGCTCGCATCCGCGAATATGCGGCCTCCTGTTCACGCTTTATTCCCGACGGATTTTTCCATGTGCCCGGAGGAAAAAAAGCGCCGCGTAAAAAATTTGCGCGTTTGAAAATTGCAGCCGTCGGAGACGAATCCGAGATGTGCCGAGCGTATGCCGAAAAAGCCGCCGCCGCACTTGCGCCGTTAAAGCAAGTCGATTCGGTTGTACTCAATTTTAAAAAAGCGGAAAAAGAATACGTCTTCGTTCCCGATAAAACGTTTCTTATTAAAAACGGATTGACGGTCGAATCGGTTGCGTCGAATCTGCGCTGGCTTATGTTCGGTCCCGTTGCGGATAAGTGGCTTCAAGACGGCAGAGAATACGATATCCGCATTGCGGGGAAGAATTTGCAAAAGGCTTCTCTCGCACAAATCGAAAATATTCACTTGCCGATTTCGTCGGGCAGCGTCAAATTCGCTTCCCTCGGTTCGATAAAATCGATTGATAAAATTAATAAAATCTACAGAAAAGACGGAAGACGGTGTGCCTATTTTACGGCGGAACTGAGCGGCGTGAGTACCGGCACGGCCGCATCTCTCGTGTCCGAAAGGCTGGCGGTTTTGCCGCTCGAAAAAGGGTATCGCTTTTCGTTCGAGAGAGACGTCGCCGAATTGAATAGGGATTACGGGACGACGGCAGGGGTACTTGCGCTTTGTGTTGCGGGGATTTTCATATTGCTTACGGCGCTGAACGAGCGGTTTAAATTGTCGGCACTCATCGTTTCGATTATTCCCGTTTCTCTCGTGCTGCCTCTTGCAATCTGTTTTATGTCCGGAGTACCGCTTGAACTCGGCGATATTACGGGGATGGTCGTCCTGTCCGGCCTTGCCGTAAATAACGCGATTTACATAACCGAATCGAAAAAAAAACGGATCGTGTTTTGCGTACGGAAAAAAGCGCGCAGCATTTTGGTTACTTCTCTTACGACGATCGTCGGCGCCGTCCCGCTGTATCTGTTCGGAGGAGATTCCTTTTCGCGCTGTCTCGCGTTTTTTATTATTTTCGGAATTATCGATTCGACGCTCGTATCGTTTGTATTGTTTCCGGGCTGCGTTGCACGGATTTTTGATAATTTTATAGGGGGTACGATCCAAAGCGCCGTCTGA
- a CDS encoding efflux RND transporter permease subunit, which translates to MIKKIVSFSVYHPVSVLMLFLASALCCCISLVLIQFDFMPKTGERFLLVATDFTGVNADDMRSLVTLPVEDAAASLKGIKNISSVTRDGLSLVIVELHWNVDADLALTECREIIDRCYEALPNGCAKPTASVFNPVHRELLTLAVFPNDGDLEYARHIVDSDIRPHLQRVKGVASVSVTGGVKSEVQVRLDKAKLEALPLSLQTAADILAQSNFEYPSGNARDGNKELLFRTSGLFTSLDDIADTPVFYGDSGVLKIKDIGTAAFGTEKKQSFFIYNGREALCVKIYKKADASPLSVSKKLIKEIAELEKLYGGNFTLKVIFDLSDELTASIKNLCASALVGAAISALVLFLFLRSLRISFLTASVMPFSIVFSVFVLFLCGKTINVLSVSGITIGIGMVIDPAAVAIENISEKIKRQPTSDVSNAIIQGVSETALSSSGSAVTTIAAFSPLFFFPGLFGKLFSDMAAAVIASIAFSFVLAMTYIPAMTAFRPKLLIKLCKPDHRIAYFEKIYGGCLKTVFAKKHILFVLLSGCICVGILSAVFLKKELLPSMSGNAVSATVRYGASPSLDALFSDAAVMHRLLSADASVDTVCISGGIEKDDYEFLADPGAKKETLRITCSGKHPEKIASLLNKILRETDMPYTIESRRNLLEETIASEGAPLIMTDSSPEALRERALAFFDERDVVPCDILPEAVFVPDRSACARFSVSASQTASAAYAALEGAPSNVFYRNGRKIPIRVSFTAGTYTAVEDLMYTSVVSGNLAVPLFALGTIERRTNEKTLFRWNRKDAKKINNVKGGKLIDSFTAEQQGIKASARLNNLDAERRDIKASARIKSVGLIPLRDMRMKELFKSAAVLLVIVFLLLYCIMGAQFESFIVPLLMFASIPPAFAGAFFLLFLCRRSLNINGIIALVVLFGTAVNNAIILYESIVRLKKITEDDVIAASVSKLRSILITTLTTICAVIPFAFDPFRKNQQSSMAVAVIGGLAASFVVVLAVMPPLFRAVLQKRRKP; encoded by the coding sequence ATGATAAAAAAGATCGTTTCGTTTTCGGTATATCATCCCGTCTCTGTGTTGATGCTTTTTCTTGCATCGGCATTGTGTTGTTGTATAAGTCTTGTCCTTATTCAGTTCGATTTTATGCCGAAAACGGGAGAACGATTTTTGCTTGTCGCAACCGATTTTACCGGAGTGAACGCGGACGATATGCGATCTCTTGTTACGCTTCCGGTGGAAGATGCTGCGGCTTCGCTCAAAGGGATAAAAAATATTTCATCGGTAACGCGCGACGGACTTTCGCTTGTCATCGTCGAACTGCATTGGAACGTCGATGCCGATCTTGCCCTTACCGAATGCCGCGAAATTATCGATCGGTGCTACGAAGCGCTTCCGAACGGATGTGCGAAACCGACTGCATCCGTTTTCAATCCCGTGCATCGGGAACTTCTTACGCTTGCCGTTTTTCCGAACGACGGTGATTTGGAATACGCCCGTCATATCGTCGATTCGGATATACGTCCGCATCTTCAGCGCGTCAAAGGTGTCGCTTCCGTTTCCGTTACCGGCGGCGTAAAGAGCGAAGTGCAAGTGCGGCTCGACAAAGCGAAACTTGAAGCGCTCCCGTTGTCGCTGCAAACGGCGGCCGATATTTTAGCGCAGTCCAATTTCGAATATCCGTCGGGAAATGCGCGCGACGGAAATAAAGAGCTGCTTTTCAGAACTTCGGGTTTGTTCACATCGCTTGACGATATTGCCGATACGCCTGTCTTTTACGGCGACAGCGGCGTGCTGAAAATAAAAGACATCGGAACGGCGGCATTCGGCACCGAAAAAAAACAGAGCTTTTTTATATACAACGGCAGAGAAGCGTTATGTGTAAAAATCTATAAAAAAGCCGATGCGAGTCCGCTTTCGGTTTCAAAAAAATTAATAAAAGAGATTGCGGAGCTTGAAAAGCTCTACGGCGGAAACTTTACATTGAAAGTCATTTTCGATTTATCGGATGAACTTACGGCGTCGATAAAAAATTTATGCGCGTCTGCCCTTGTCGGTGCGGCCATAAGCGCCCTCGTGCTGTTTTTGTTTTTGCGGTCGCTGCGTATTTCCTTTTTGACGGCAAGCGTTATGCCGTTTTCGATTGTTTTTTCCGTATTCGTTCTTTTTCTGTGCGGCAAAACGATAAACGTATTATCCGTTTCGGGTATTACGATAGGCATCGGTATGGTAATCGATCCCGCCGCGGTCGCTATAGAAAATATATCGGAAAAAATAAAGCGACAGCCGACATCCGATGTTTCGAATGCGATTATTCAAGGAGTTTCCGAAACGGCTCTTTCTTCGTCCGGCTCGGCGGTAACGACTATAGCGGCTTTTTCTCCGTTGTTCTTTTTTCCGGGATTGTTCGGAAAACTCTTTTCCGACATGGCTGCAGCCGTTATCGCTTCCATTGCGTTTTCGTTCGTACTCGCTATGACCTATATTCCCGCGATGACGGCATTTCGGCCGAAGCTTTTAATAAAATTATGCAAACCCGATCATCGTATCGCGTATTTTGAAAAAATATACGGCGGCTGCTTAAAAACCGTATTTGCAAAAAAGCATATTCTTTTCGTTTTGCTTTCCGGCTGTATTTGCGTCGGCATATTGAGCGCCGTGTTCTTAAAAAAAGAACTGCTGCCGAGCATGTCGGGCAATGCAGTTTCGGCGACTGTCCGGTACGGCGCTTCTCCTTCACTTGACGCACTTTTTTCCGATGCCGCAGTTATGCACCGGCTCTTATCCGCGGACGCTTCCGTCGATACGGTGTGCATATCGGGCGGAATCGAAAAAGACGATTACGAATTTCTTGCAGATCCAGGAGCGAAAAAGGAAACGCTCCGTATAACGTGCAGCGGAAAACATCCCGAAAAAATCGCTTCTCTCCTTAATAAAATTTTACGGGAAACCGATATGCCCTATACGATCGAAAGCAGGCGCAATCTGCTTGAAGAGACGATCGCATCCGAGGGCGCGCCGCTTATTATGACGGATTCTTCTCCCGAAGCGCTGAGAGAAAGGGCGCTCGCTTTTTTCGATGAGCGGGATGTAGTGCCTTGCGATATTTTGCCGGAAGCCGTTTTTGTTCCCGATCGAAGCGCATGCGCGAGGTTTTCCGTTTCCGCTTCTCAAACCGCTTCCGCAGCCTATGCTGCGCTTGAAGGAGCGCCGTCAAATGTCTTTTATCGAAACGGGAGAAAAATACCGATCCGCGTATCGTTTACCGCGGGGACATATACCGCAGTTGAAGATCTCATGTATACAAGCGTCGTTTCCGGAAATCTTGCCGTACCTCTTTTTGCGCTCGGTACGATCGAGCGCAGAACGAATGAAAAAACTTTGTTCCGTTGGAACAGAAAAGATGCAAAAAAAATTAATAATGTAAAAGGCGGGAAATTAATCGACAGCTTTACCGCAGAGCAGCAGGGTATTAAAGCCTCCGCACGACTTAACAACCTCGACGCAGAGCGCCGGGATATTAAAGCCTCCGCACGAATAAAATCCGTCGGTCTTATCCCGCTTCGGGATATGAGGATGAAAGAACTTTTCAAAAGTGCTGCAGTACTGCTTGTCATCGTATTTCTTTTGCTTTATTGCATTATGGGCGCACAATTCGAATCGTTTATCGTTCCGCTTCTCATGTTCGCTTCGATACCGCCGGCCTTTGCCGGTGCGTTCTTTTTACTTTTTTTGTGCCGCCGTTCGCTCAATATAAACGGGATAATCGCTCTTGTCGTGCTTTTCGGAACGGCGGTCAACAACGCGATCATTCTATATGAAAGCATCGTCCGGCTGAAAAAAATTACGGAAGACGACGTTATTGCGGCAAGCGTTTCGAAACTGCGTTCGATTTTAATAACGACGCTGACGACGATATGTGCCGTTATTCCGTTTGCGTTCGACCCGTTCCGTAAAAACCAACAATCGTCGATGGCCGTTGCCGTTATCGGAGGGCTTGCGGCATCTTTTGTCGTCGTACTCGCCGTTATGCCGCCGCTTTTCCGTGCGGTTTTACAAAAGAGGAGAAAGCCGTGA